One Rubrivirga sp. SAORIC476 genomic window carries:
- the aat gene encoding leucyl/phenylalanyl-tRNA--protein transferase produces the protein MLTPDLLLGAYRIGVFPMADPNGEIGWYAPDPRAVLPLDAFHVPKTLAKTVRQGRFEVVVDRDFEGTVRACAAPRADHDETWISEDIAEAYVGLHERGYAHSVECWADGAFAGGLYGVALNGAFFGESMVTRVRDASKVALVHLVERLRAGGFVLLDTQMSTGHLARFGVVEIPRSAFERRLAVAMTTAADWHAIDRRVEKEIRRG, from the coding sequence GTGCTCACACCGGACCTCCTGCTCGGCGCCTACCGCATCGGCGTGTTTCCGATGGCGGACCCCAACGGCGAGATCGGGTGGTACGCGCCGGACCCGCGGGCTGTCCTGCCGCTGGACGCCTTTCACGTCCCCAAGACGCTCGCCAAGACCGTCCGCCAGGGGCGCTTCGAGGTCGTCGTGGATCGCGACTTCGAGGGCACCGTCCGCGCCTGCGCCGCCCCTCGGGCGGACCACGACGAGACCTGGATCTCGGAGGACATCGCCGAGGCGTACGTCGGGCTCCACGAGCGCGGATACGCCCACAGCGTCGAGTGCTGGGCCGACGGAGCGTTCGCGGGCGGCCTGTACGGCGTGGCGCTGAACGGCGCCTTCTTCGGCGAGAGCATGGTGACGCGCGTCCGCGACGCCTCGAAGGTGGCGCTGGTGCACCTGGTCGAGCGGCTGCGCGCGGGCGGCTTCGTGCTGCTCGACACCCAGATGTCGACTGGCCACCTCGCGCGGTTCGGCGTGGTCGAGATCCCGCGCTCGGCGTTCGAGCGGCGCCTCGCCGTGGCGATGACCACCGCGGCCGACTGGCACGCCATCGACCGCCGCGTGGAGAAGGAAATCCGCCGCGGGTGA
- a CDS encoding N-acetylmuramoyl-L-alanine amidase-like domain-containing protein, with the protein MLRLVLALSLSALGASCGQQAAEPDARPTTVADAEVLPAAPPASNAAPLSDADLPADTTEAADPETMAVFRRILNDAAAQGVAARPYGEIVQWVGEQLLGQPYVAGMLDAPESETLVVDLTAFDCVLYIENVLSLSRMIALGETDYQAYADGVRTLRYRDGDLDGYCSRLHYFSDWIRDNARRGTLDNITAAIGGEAFEKRLTFMGEHRDAYPRMASDSTYACILDMEASLAGAELFYIPQNRIAGAYDGMQAGDIIATATRIGGLDVTHTGFVHKTAAHTGFMHASLSSDEVKISDDLASYVQGISSQIGVVVVRPLDPRQEG; encoded by the coding sequence ATGCTCCGCCTCGTCCTCGCCCTCAGCCTGTCCGCCCTCGGCGCGTCGTGCGGCCAGCAGGCCGCCGAGCCCGACGCCCGCCCGACGACCGTCGCCGACGCCGAGGTCCTTCCGGCCGCGCCTCCGGCCTCCAACGCGGCGCCGCTCTCCGACGCCGACCTCCCCGCCGACACCACCGAGGCGGCCGACCCGGAGACGATGGCCGTCTTCCGGCGCATCCTGAACGACGCCGCCGCGCAGGGTGTCGCCGCGCGTCCGTATGGCGAGATCGTCCAGTGGGTCGGCGAGCAGTTGCTCGGCCAGCCCTACGTCGCCGGGATGCTGGACGCGCCCGAGTCCGAGACGCTCGTCGTCGACCTGACCGCCTTCGACTGCGTGCTCTACATCGAGAACGTGCTGTCGCTGTCGCGCATGATCGCCCTCGGCGAGACCGACTACCAGGCCTACGCCGACGGCGTCCGGACGCTCCGCTACCGGGACGGCGACCTCGACGGCTACTGCTCGCGCCTCCACTACTTCTCCGACTGGATCCGCGACAACGCGCGCCGCGGCACGCTCGACAACATCACTGCGGCCATCGGGGGCGAGGCCTTCGAGAAGCGGCTCACCTTCATGGGCGAGCACCGCGACGCGTACCCGCGCATGGCGTCCGACTCGACCTACGCCTGCATTCTCGACATGGAGGCGTCGCTGGCAGGCGCCGAGCTGTTCTACATCCCCCAGAACCGGATCGCGGGCGCCTACGACGGCATGCAGGCGGGCGACATCATCGCGACTGCGACGCGCATCGGCGGGCTGGACGTGACGCACACCGGCTTCGTCCACAAGACGGCCGCCCACACCGGCTTCATGCACGCGTCGCTCTCGTCCGACGAGGTCAAGATCTCCGACGACCTCGCCAGCTACGTGCAGGGCATCTCCAGCCAGATCGGCGTGGTGGTCGTGCGCCCCCTCGACCCGAGGCAGGAAGGGTAG
- a CDS encoding HU family DNA-binding protein: MESNTSRTPTLTKKDVAREVAAATGEPLYKCEPWVQATIEAIRDMMASADPEVRIELRDFGVFEVKKTKAKPKARNPKTNQTVFIPARRKTHFKPGKRLRETLQEPLEELGYAIPEGSADHPEYRAKAA; this comes from the coding sequence ATGGAATCCAACACCTCCCGTACGCCCACGCTCACCAAGAAGGATGTCGCCCGCGAGGTGGCCGCCGCGACCGGAGAGCCCCTTTACAAGTGCGAGCCCTGGGTGCAGGCCACCATCGAAGCGATCCGGGACATGATGGCTTCTGCGGACCCCGAGGTCCGCATCGAGCTTCGTGATTTCGGGGTCTTCGAGGTCAAGAAGACCAAGGCCAAGCCGAAGGCTCGCAACCCGAAGACCAACCAGACGGTCTTCATCCCGGCTCGGCGCAAGACGCACTTCAAGCCCGGCAAGCGCCTTCGCGAGACGCTGCAGGAGCCCCTGGAGGAACTCGGCTACGCGATTCCCGAGGGGAGCGCCGACCACCCCGAGTACCGGGCGAAGGCGGCCTGA
- a CDS encoding ZIP family metal transporter: MNPSAAALLSVLAISLVSLAGVFTLSLGKARLERTIFLLVAFAVGAMLGGALLHLIPESYEALGGGPATGLLVLTGVVAFFVLEKFLHWRHQHGAPEALEGATGHVHHGHHHGLDAGAPFALVNLVGSVAHNLIDGAIVAAAYMVSIQTGVVTTLAVMLHEIPQEIGNFGVLVYGGYSPKKALLYNFIAGLGGLVGAVLVLVLGSRVDGLSDVLLPITAGAFLYIAGSDLIPELNRRHSYPATKAVGQLVMMLLGIAVMALPLLLS, from the coding sequence GTGAACCCCTCGGCCGCCGCCCTGCTCTCCGTCCTCGCGATCTCGCTGGTCTCGCTGGCGGGCGTGTTCACGCTCTCGCTCGGGAAGGCCCGTCTGGAGCGGACCATCTTCCTGCTGGTCGCCTTCGCGGTCGGCGCGATGCTGGGCGGGGCGCTCCTCCACCTGATTCCGGAGAGCTACGAGGCGCTCGGCGGCGGCCCCGCGACGGGCCTGCTCGTGCTGACCGGGGTCGTGGCCTTCTTCGTGCTGGAGAAGTTTCTCCACTGGCGCCACCAGCACGGCGCGCCGGAGGCGCTGGAGGGGGCGACCGGGCACGTCCACCACGGCCACCACCACGGCCTGGACGCCGGGGCGCCGTTCGCGCTCGTCAACCTCGTCGGGAGCGTGGCCCACAACCTGATCGACGGCGCCATCGTGGCGGCCGCCTACATGGTCTCCATCCAGACCGGCGTGGTGACCACGCTGGCGGTGATGCTCCACGAGATCCCGCAGGAGATCGGCAACTTCGGCGTGCTGGTGTATGGCGGCTACTCACCCAAGAAGGCGCTGTTGTACAACTTCATCGCCGGCCTCGGCGGGCTCGTCGGCGCGGTCCTCGTGCTCGTGCTCGGCAGCCGCGTCGACGGCCTGTCGGACGTGCTGCTGCCGATCACGGCGGGCGCGTTCCTCTACATCGCCGGGAGCGACCTCATCCCCGAACTGAACCGCCGTCACAGCTACCCCGCCACCAAGGCGGTCGGCCAGCTGGTCATGATGCTCCTGGGCATCGCCGTGATGGCCCTGCCGCTGCTGCTGAGCTGA
- the def gene encoding peptide deformylase translates to MVLPIYAYGQPILRQRAAEIEADSPDLQTLIDDMIETMGVAHGAGLAAPQVGHSLRLFVADLTTYADDLADEEGNVPDYATGPLVFINPEIVLDEDGPEVEVEEGCLSIPDLRETVWRPDALTIRFLDRHFVSHEWPVDGPLARVIQHEADHLDGVLYLDYLSPLRRKFLGRRLKAIARGDVEADYPLAFAT, encoded by the coding sequence ATGGTCCTCCCGATCTACGCCTACGGCCAGCCGATCCTCCGCCAGCGCGCCGCTGAGATCGAGGCCGACAGTCCCGACCTCCAGACGCTCATCGACGACATGATCGAGACGATGGGCGTGGCGCATGGAGCCGGCCTCGCCGCTCCGCAGGTGGGCCACTCGCTTCGCCTCTTCGTCGCCGACCTGACGACCTACGCGGACGACCTGGCGGACGAGGAGGGGAACGTGCCAGACTATGCGACCGGCCCGCTCGTGTTCATCAATCCCGAGATCGTGCTCGACGAGGACGGCCCGGAGGTCGAGGTCGAGGAGGGCTGCCTCTCGATCCCGGACCTCCGCGAGACGGTCTGGCGGCCCGACGCCCTGACGATCCGGTTCCTCGACCGCCACTTCGTGTCGCACGAGTGGCCCGTCGACGGCCCGCTGGCGCGCGTCATCCAGCATGAGGCCGACCACCTCGACGGCGTCCTCTACCTGGACTACCTCTCGCCGTTGCGCCGCAAGTTCCTCGGCCGCCGCCTCAAGGCCATCGCCCGCGGCGACGTCGAGGCAGACTACCCGCTCGCGTTCGCAACCTGA
- the ruvX gene encoding Holliday junction resolvase RuvX codes for MTSQPRVAGVDYGDRRVGIALADPLRLFARPLGTFPPGEALRELARLVTDEGVGVLVVGWPLADDGGEGAAVDRVRPFLGRLKKAAPDAEVVLQDERDSSRRAVDDLVAAGVSRKRRREKGTIDAAAACVILQDWLDEQAG; via the coding sequence ATGACCTCCCAGCCCCGCGTCGCCGGGGTCGACTACGGCGACCGCCGCGTCGGCATCGCGCTCGCTGACCCGCTTCGACTCTTCGCGCGCCCGCTCGGCACGTTCCCGCCGGGCGAGGCGCTGCGCGAGCTGGCCCGCCTCGTGACTGACGAGGGCGTGGGCGTGCTGGTCGTCGGCTGGCCGCTGGCCGACGACGGTGGAGAGGGGGCCGCCGTCGACCGCGTGCGCCCGTTCCTCGGGCGGCTCAAGAAGGCCGCCCCGGACGCCGAGGTCGTGCTCCAGGACGAGCGCGACTCGTCGCGCCGCGCGGTGGACGACCTCGTCGCCGCCGGAGTCTCCAGGAAGCGCCGACGCGAGAAGGGCACCATCGACGCCGCGGCGGCCTGCGTCATCCTCCAGGACTGGCTCGACGAGCAGGCCGGGTGA
- a CDS encoding bifunctional (p)ppGpp synthetase/guanosine-3',5'-bis(diphosphate) 3'-pyrophosphohydrolase, translating to MISASADLHRHLDVLVVAPEYERRLRVLLEHCERNLPRVDEDLIRRAFRVAYWAHRDDRRASGELYISHPLEVALIAAKDIRMDDVTVAAALLHDTVEDTDLSLDLLESEFGTEVARITDGVTKIGSVFENRALGRAENVRKLMLSMASDVRVILVKFADRLHNMRTLGAMPPEKQLRIAAETQELFAPLAHRFGLHEVKTELEDLSLKYLQPEAYREIADGLNAKRRQRERYIERFIDPLRTELEAEGFDFHIYGRPKSFTSIYNKMRRQNVELDEVYDLFAIRVILHTTGKQGREDCWRVYSALTARYPPLAARFRDFISVPKSNGYQSLHTTVIGPEGRAVEIQIRTAEMHEIAERGVAAHWKYKEGATGGDGAAPESATAGASEARIDEMYAWVRDLLENPTPDDAGEFVRQFQLNLYDEEIYVFTPGGDLVTLPRGATPVDFAFQIHSEVGFHCIGAKADGKMVPLSYRLQSGEQVEILTSKRQTPNPDWASFVVTHKAQSRIKHWVNERRRKAVAHGRELLDKKLARAKLKPDEQVINKWATGLRFASAQQLFYEIGTGQYDPAEFVTALKHGLQAEAPDAPPPGVSPALLEVDAVDFREDARERSGGRTALVIEGERHTDLAVEYATCCGPIPGDDVFGFLSKTGVVKIHRKACKNANHLFSDHAERVIPVEWSRQKDVQFSSTLRVVGEDRVGMVSDMTAVISKSLKTNIRSITVTSEDGMFEGTIVLYVSDVKQLRRITKRLNRLDGIFGVYREE from the coding sequence ATGATCTCCGCCTCCGCCGACCTCCACCGCCACCTCGACGTGCTCGTCGTCGCGCCCGAGTACGAGCGCCGCCTGCGCGTGCTCCTGGAGCACTGCGAGCGCAACCTGCCTCGCGTAGACGAGGACCTGATCCGCCGGGCCTTTCGCGTCGCCTACTGGGCCCATCGCGACGACCGCCGCGCCTCCGGAGAACTCTACATCTCGCACCCGCTGGAGGTCGCGCTCATCGCGGCCAAGGACATCCGCATGGACGACGTGACCGTCGCCGCGGCCCTGCTCCACGACACCGTGGAGGACACCGACCTGTCCCTGGACCTGCTGGAGAGCGAGTTCGGAACCGAAGTCGCGCGCATCACCGATGGCGTCACCAAGATCGGGAGCGTGTTCGAGAACCGCGCCCTCGGCCGCGCCGAGAACGTCCGCAAGCTGATGCTGTCGATGGCGTCGGACGTGCGCGTCATCCTGGTCAAGTTCGCCGACCGCCTCCACAACATGCGGACGCTGGGGGCCATGCCCCCTGAGAAGCAACTCCGCATCGCCGCCGAGACGCAGGAGCTGTTCGCGCCGCTCGCCCACCGCTTCGGCCTCCACGAGGTCAAGACGGAGCTGGAGGACCTGTCGCTGAAGTATCTCCAGCCGGAGGCCTACCGCGAGATCGCCGACGGCCTCAACGCCAAGCGCCGCCAGCGCGAGCGCTACATCGAGCGCTTCATCGACCCCCTCCGCACCGAGCTTGAGGCCGAGGGGTTCGACTTCCACATCTACGGGCGCCCCAAGAGCTTCACGTCCATCTACAACAAGATGCGGCGGCAGAACGTGGAACTGGACGAGGTCTACGACCTGTTCGCGATCCGCGTCATCCTCCACACGACCGGCAAGCAGGGGCGCGAGGACTGCTGGCGCGTCTACTCGGCGCTGACGGCTCGCTACCCGCCGCTGGCTGCGCGCTTCCGGGACTTCATCTCGGTGCCCAAGTCGAACGGCTACCAGAGCCTCCACACGACCGTGATCGGTCCCGAAGGCCGGGCCGTTGAGATCCAGATCCGGACGGCGGAGATGCACGAGATCGCGGAACGCGGAGTCGCGGCGCACTGGAAGTACAAGGAGGGCGCCACCGGCGGCGACGGCGCCGCGCCCGAGAGCGCCACCGCCGGCGCCAGCGAGGCGCGCATCGACGAGATGTACGCCTGGGTCCGCGACCTGCTGGAGAACCCCACGCCCGACGACGCGGGCGAGTTCGTCCGCCAGTTCCAGCTCAACCTCTACGACGAGGAGATCTACGTCTTCACCCCCGGCGGCGACCTCGTCACCCTCCCGCGCGGTGCCACGCCGGTCGACTTCGCCTTCCAGATCCATTCGGAGGTCGGCTTCCACTGCATCGGCGCCAAGGCCGACGGCAAGATGGTACCGCTCTCGTACCGGCTCCAGTCGGGGGAGCAGGTAGAGATCCTGACCTCGAAGCGCCAGACGCCCAACCCGGACTGGGCCAGCTTCGTGGTCACCCACAAGGCCCAGTCGCGCATCAAGCACTGGGTCAATGAGCGGCGCCGGAAGGCGGTCGCGCACGGTCGCGAACTGCTCGACAAGAAGCTCGCCCGTGCCAAGCTGAAGCCCGACGAGCAGGTCATCAACAAGTGGGCGACCGGGCTCCGGTTCGCGTCCGCCCAGCAGTTGTTCTACGAGATCGGGACCGGCCAGTACGACCCGGCCGAGTTCGTCACCGCGCTCAAGCACGGCCTCCAGGCCGAGGCTCCGGACGCCCCGCCGCCGGGCGTCTCGCCCGCGCTCCTCGAAGTCGACGCCGTCGACTTCCGGGAGGATGCCCGCGAGCGGAGCGGAGGGCGGACGGCCCTCGTCATCGAGGGCGAGCGGCATACCGACCTGGCCGTCGAGTACGCCACCTGCTGCGGCCCCATCCCTGGCGACGACGTGTTCGGCTTCCTCTCCAAGACGGGCGTCGTCAAGATCCACCGGAAGGCGTGCAAGAACGCCAACCACCTCTTTTCGGACCATGCCGAGCGCGTCATCCCGGTCGAGTGGAGCCGTCAGAAGGACGTCCAGTTCTCGTCGACGCTGCGCGTGGTGGGGGAGGACCGCGTCGGCATGGTGAGCGATATGACGGCCGTGATCTCGAAGAGCCTGAAGACCAACATCCGCTCGATCACGGTCACGTCGGAGGACGGCATGTTCGAGGGTACCATCGTCCTGTACGTCAGCGACGTGAAGCAACTGCGGCGCATCACGAAGCGGCTCAACCGGCTCGACGGCATCTTCGGGGTGTACCGCGAGGAGTAG
- the pfkA gene encoding 6-phosphofructokinase — translation MDLKRIGVFTSGGDSPGMNACIRASVRCALAEGLEVYGIKRGYAGMIDGDFVEMDKQSVSNILQMGGTILKSARSDRFRTPEGRAEAAAKLREVGIDALIAIGGDGTLQGATHLAHEHGIAVVGCPGTIDNDLFGTDETIGFDTALNTALDSIDKIRDTADAHDRLFLVEVMGRDTGFIALACGIGGGAELVLIPEMMTDVVAIKDRILSLMASQSRSSIVVVAEGDELGGAHMIRQALAQDPAFDRIDTRVSVLGHIQRGGSPTARDRVLASRLGAAAVEALMEGHDGVMVGIVNNDLKLTPMRNVWSRKKDVDYDLLQLTELLS, via the coding sequence ATGGACCTCAAGCGAATCGGCGTGTTCACCTCCGGCGGCGACTCCCCCGGCATGAACGCCTGCATCCGGGCATCCGTCCGCTGCGCCCTGGCCGAGGGGCTGGAGGTGTACGGCATCAAGCGCGGCTACGCCGGCATGATCGACGGCGACTTCGTCGAGATGGACAAGCAGTCGGTGTCCAACATCCTCCAGATGGGCGGCACGATCCTCAAGAGCGCCCGCTCGGACCGCTTCCGGACGCCCGAGGGCCGCGCCGAGGCCGCCGCGAAGCTCCGCGAGGTCGGCATCGACGCGCTCATCGCCATCGGCGGCGACGGCACGCTCCAGGGCGCGACGCACCTCGCCCACGAGCACGGCATCGCCGTCGTCGGCTGCCCCGGCACCATCGACAACGACCTCTTCGGAACCGACGAGACCATCGGCTTCGACACCGCCCTCAACACGGCCCTCGACTCGATCGACAAGATCCGCGACACGGCCGACGCGCACGACCGGCTGTTCCTGGTCGAGGTGATGGGCCGCGACACGGGCTTCATCGCGCTCGCCTGCGGCATCGGCGGCGGCGCCGAACTGGTGTTGATTCCGGAGATGATGACCGACGTGGTCGCCATCAAGGACCGCATCCTGTCGCTGATGGCGAGTCAGAGCCGGTCCAGCATCGTGGTCGTGGCTGAGGGCGACGAACTCGGCGGCGCCCACATGATCCGCCAGGCGCTCGCGCAGGACCCCGCCTTCGACCGCATCGACACGCGCGTCTCGGTGCTCGGCCACATCCAGCGCGGCGGCTCGCCCACCGCCCGCGACCGCGTCCTGGCCTCCCGCCTCGGTGCGGCGGCCGTCGAGGCGCTCATGGAGGGCCACGACGGCGTGATGGTCGGCATCGTCAACAACGACCTCAAGCTGACGCCCATGCGCAACGTCTGGAGCCGCAAGAAGGACGTGGACTACGACCTGCTCCAGCTGACCGAACTGCTCAGCTAG